A genomic segment from Pseudosulfitobacter sp. DSM 107133 encodes:
- a CDS encoding SDR family oxidoreductase has product MPSIIITGAGSGVGRATAQAFIGAGWEVALIGRRTAPLEETAGDSGALVLACDVTDEDATEAAFARAAQTWGRIDALFNNAGVSLGGAPLDELKVADIRALLDVNIMGAFIAARAAFGQMRKQDPQGGRIINNGSVSAYVPRWGSAPYTASKHAITGLTRTISLDGRPFNIACGQIDIGNALTDMAAKMTKGVPQADGSNAIEPVMDVANVASSVLHMASLPLDANVQFMTVMATNMPYIGRG; this is encoded by the coding sequence ATGCCATCCATTATCATCACAGGCGCCGGCAGCGGCGTTGGGCGCGCCACGGCACAGGCTTTTATTGGAGCGGGCTGGGAGGTTGCACTGATCGGGCGGCGGACCGCACCGCTGGAGGAGACAGCGGGGGACAGCGGTGCGCTGGTGCTGGCCTGTGATGTGACAGATGAGGACGCAACCGAAGCGGCCTTTGCCAGGGCGGCACAGACGTGGGGGCGCATTGATGCGCTGTTCAACAACGCGGGCGTGTCGCTGGGCGGTGCGCCGCTGGACGAGCTGAAGGTGGCGGATATTCGCGCCCTGCTGGATGTGAACATCATGGGCGCGTTCATCGCCGCGCGCGCCGCCTTTGGGCAGATGCGCAAACAGGACCCGCAGGGCGGGCGCATCATCAACAACGGCTCGGTCAGCGCCTATGTGCCGCGCTGGGGCTCGGCGCCCTATACGGCGTCAAAACATGCGATCACCGGGCTGACACGCACGATTTCACTGGACGGGCGGCCGTTCAACATTGCCTGCGGGCAGATCGACATTGGCAACGCGCTGACCGACATGGCCGCGAAAATGACCAAGGGCGTGCCGCAAGCCGACGGGTCGAACGCGATCGAGCCGGTGATGGATGTGGCCAATGTGGCGTCCTCGGTGCTGCATATGGCCAGCCTGCCGCTGGATGCGAATGTGCAGTTCATGACGGTGATGGCGACGAACATGCCCTATATCGGGCGCGGCTGA
- a CDS encoding LysE family transporter: protein MITFALAVFFLLITPGPGVLSTAGIGAGHGFRAGLRYLTGLFIGTNIVAFGVISGLAAVILAVPVVRWVLMGASILYLLYLAARIAFAGSKVAFIAAATAPGIGAGILLQAINPKAYAVNTTLFAGFPYAPDSLIFETVTKLLIVNAFWIPIHLGWLWAGASLHRLNLSDTAQRRINYAMAAAMLGVVALALIAGVSR from the coding sequence ATGATCACCTTTGCCCTGGCGGTTTTCTTCCTGCTGATCACCCCCGGCCCCGGCGTGTTGTCCACGGCGGGCATCGGCGCGGGGCACGGGTTTCGCGCCGGGCTGCGCTATCTGACGGGGTTGTTCATCGGCACCAATATCGTGGCCTTCGGCGTGATCTCGGGGCTGGCGGCGGTGATACTGGCGGTGCCGGTGGTGCGCTGGGTGCTGATGGGGGCGTCGATCCTCTACCTTCTGTATCTGGCCGCCCGCATCGCCTTTGCCGGCAGCAAGGTGGCCTTTATTGCTGCCGCCACCGCGCCGGGCATCGGTGCGGGCATCCTGTTGCAGGCGATCAACCCCAAGGCCTATGCCGTCAACACCACCCTGTTCGCAGGCTTTCCCTATGCGCCTGACAGCCTGATCTTTGAAACCGTGACCAAGCTGCTGATCGTCAACGCCTTTTGGATACCAATCCATCTGGGCTGGCTCTGGGCGGGGGCCAGCCTGCACCGCCTGAACCTGTCCGACACCGCCCAGCGCCGCATCAATTATGCGATGGCCGCCGCCATGCTGGGTGTCGTCGCCCTTGCCCTGATTGCCGGAGTCTCCCGATGA
- a CDS encoding FAD-linked oxidase C-terminal domain-containing protein: MSDTLTAHATAITALRDLLGDRLVTSDADRAQHGRNETYYPDAPPDAVAYPETTEEVAQIIRICGQHKCPVVAVGAATSLEGQHLATRGGISLDMNRMNRVLQIRPEDLNVTVQPGLTRMGLNAQLRDTGLFFPIDPGADASLGGMTATRASGTTAVRYGTMRENVLALEAVMADGSIIRTGTQARKSSSGYDLTHLLVGSEGTLGIITELTLRLHGLPESTLAATCRFDSVADAVNCVILTIQSGLPMARIELLDHMMVRGFNQYADAGLPEKPHLFLEFHGTPAGTAEQADSFRDIADEFGATGWKQATTTEERSALWAMRHKAHYASAALGKGKHIWPTDVCVPISQLATAVVQAQDDAVALGLTSTIVGHVGDGNFHAGISVDPNDPDEMARGARFTRALAETALRLGGTVSGEHGIGIGKQKYMAAEHGPALDWMRRIKTSFDPHNILNPGKMLPQDD; encoded by the coding sequence ATGAGCGATACCCTGACGGCACATGCCACCGCCATCACCGCCCTGCGCGACCTGCTGGGCGACCGGCTCGTCACGTCCGACGCCGACCGCGCCCAACATGGCCGCAACGAAACCTATTACCCCGACGCCCCGCCCGACGCTGTGGCCTATCCCGAAACCACCGAAGAGGTGGCGCAGATCATCCGCATCTGCGGTCAGCACAAATGCCCCGTGGTCGCGGTGGGCGCTGCCACCTCGCTTGAAGGGCAGCATCTGGCGACCCGGGGCGGCATCAGTCTGGACATGAACCGGATGAACCGCGTGCTACAGATCCGTCCCGAAGACCTGAACGTGACCGTGCAACCGGGTCTGACCCGCATGGGGCTGAACGCGCAGTTGCGCGACACCGGCCTGTTCTTTCCCATCGACCCCGGTGCCGACGCATCGCTGGGCGGCATGACCGCCACCCGCGCCAGCGGCACCACCGCCGTGCGCTATGGCACCATGCGCGAAAACGTGCTGGCGCTGGAGGCCGTGATGGCCGACGGCAGCATCATCCGCACCGGCACACAGGCGCGCAAATCGTCATCGGGCTATGACCTGACGCACCTGCTGGTCGGCTCGGAAGGCACGCTTGGCATCATCACCGAACTGACCCTGCGCCTGCATGGCCTGCCCGAAAGCACGCTGGCCGCAACCTGCCGGTTCGACAGTGTCGCCGACGCGGTCAACTGTGTGATCCTGACGATCCAGTCGGGCCTGCCGATGGCGCGGATCGAGCTGCTGGATCACATGATGGTGCGCGGGTTCAACCAATATGCCGACGCGGGCCTGCCTGAAAAACCGCACCTGTTTCTGGAATTCCACGGCACCCCCGCAGGCACCGCCGAACAGGCGGACAGCTTTCGTGACATCGCGGACGAATTTGGCGCGACCGGCTGGAAACAGGCCACCACCACCGAGGAACGCAGTGCCCTGTGGGCCATGCGGCACAAGGCGCATTATGCCTCGGCGGCCTTGGGCAAGGGCAAGCACATCTGGCCCACGGACGTCTGCGTGCCAATCTCGCAACTGGCGACGGCCGTGGTGCAGGCGCAGGACGATGCCGTGGCCCTTGGGCTGACCAGCACGATTGTCGGCCATGTGGGCGATGGCAACTTTCACGCGGGCATCAGCGTTGATCCCAACGACCCCGACGAAATGGCGCGCGGTGCCCGGTTCACACGCGCGCTGGCCGAAACCGCCCTGCGTCTGGGCGGCACCGTCAGCGGCGAACACGGCATCGGCATCGGCAAGCAGAAATACATGGCCGCCGAACACGGCCCCGCGCTGGACTGGATGCGCCGCATCAAGACGTCGTTTGATCCGCACAACATATTGAACCCCGGCAAAATGCTGCCGCAGGACGACTGA
- a CDS encoding RraA family protein — protein sequence MIHEPPRLTIRTGFARPTPAQIDAFRDVPTGFVCDAMQGRGALATEIAPLSARLPGHAVGVALVADNGPEEILATMGALHVMQPGDFIVSAVRGFTQCSAAGDQFMGMLNNKGAAGFVTDGAMRDLEGIEEVGLPAWCVGLNPNSPFSNGPGYVGFGAVVGGQMVNSGDILVGDSNGVVVVPFAQIDTVIAALAAVKDAEETLEANVKAGGADMPAIEEMLADGTAVMVD from the coding sequence ATGATCCACGAACCACCCCGCCTGACCATCCGCACCGGCTTTGCCCGTCCGACACCCGCGCAAATCGACGCCTTTCGCGATGTGCCCACTGGCTTTGTCTGTGACGCCATGCAGGGGCGCGGCGCACTGGCCACCGAAATTGCCCCGCTCAGCGCCAGGTTGCCCGGTCATGCGGTGGGTGTCGCTCTGGTGGCCGACAACGGCCCCGAAGAAATCCTCGCCACGATGGGCGCGCTGCATGTGATGCAGCCGGGCGACTTCATCGTCTCGGCGGTGCGCGGTTTCACCCAATGTTCGGCGGCAGGCGACCAGTTCATGGGGATGCTGAACAACAAAGGGGCCGCAGGCTTTGTCACCGACGGCGCCATGCGCGACCTTGAAGGCATCGAAGAGGTCGGATTGCCCGCGTGGTGCGTTGGCCTAAACCCGAACTCGCCTTTCTCGAACGGTCCGGGCTATGTCGGCTTCGGCGCTGTGGTCGGCGGCCAGATGGTCAACAGTGGCGACATTCTGGTGGGTGACAGCAACGGCGTCGTGGTTGTCCCCTTTGCACAGATCGACACGGTTATCGCAGCGCTTGCAGCGGTCAAAGACGCCGAAGAAACCCTTGAGGCCAATGTAAAGGCCGGCGGCGCGGATATGCCCGCAATCGAAGAGATGCTGGCCGACGGTACAGCCGTTATGGTCGACTGA
- a CDS encoding SDR family NAD(P)-dependent oxidoreductase: protein MQMQGQAAVITGGAQGIGYAAALALAEKGVTVVSWDIDAGNADAMAALPVPGVAVECDVSDMASVSAAYARTCDSAGVPTILINSAGITGPNTTLEDYDPEAWRRVIDLNLNGTFYTNKVCVTGMKTRGYGRILNIASIAGKEGNPNASAYSASKAGVIGLTKSLGKELAGMDIAVNCITPAAARTRIFDQMSQEHIDYMLSKIPRGRFLELTEAAAMIVWAVSPENSFTTGAVFDLSGGRATY, encoded by the coding sequence ATGCAGATGCAGGGGCAGGCTGCGGTCATCACCGGCGGCGCGCAGGGCATTGGCTATGCGGCGGCACTGGCGTTGGCCGAAAAGGGGGTGACGGTGGTCAGCTGGGACATCGACGCGGGCAATGCCGATGCGATGGCCGCTTTGCCGGTGCCGGGTGTGGCGGTGGAATGCGACGTGTCCGATATGGCGTCGGTGTCGGCGGCCTATGCGCGCACCTGCGACAGCGCGGGCGTGCCAACCATATTGATCAACAGCGCGGGCATTACCGGCCCGAACACCACGCTGGAAGACTATGACCCGGAAGCGTGGCGGCGGGTGATTGATCTGAACCTGAACGGGACATTCTATACCAACAAGGTCTGCGTGACGGGCATGAAGACGCGCGGTTATGGCCGCATTCTGAACATCGCGTCGATTGCAGGCAAAGAGGGCAATCCGAATGCTTCGGCCTATTCCGCCTCCAAGGCAGGGGTGATCGGGCTGACCAAGTCATTGGGCAAGGAACTGGCGGGAATGGATATCGCCGTGAACTGCATCACGCCCGCGGCCGCGCGCACGCGGATTTTCGATCAGATGAGTCAGGAGCATATTGATTACATGCTGTCAAAAATTCCGCGCGGGCGGTTTCTGGAACTGACCGAGGCGGCGGCGATGATCGTCTGGGCGGTGTCGCCCGAGAACAGTTTTACCACCGGAGCGGTGTTCGATCTGTCCGGCGGGCGCGCGACCTACTGA
- the denD gene encoding D-erythronate dehydrogenase — translation MNILIIGGGGVVGQKLAKALAAKGALRGKPISRLVLADVVDPAPVDAPFTVDTTRCDIADAASVAQVVTADTDVIYLLAAIVSAHAEEDFDAGMQINLFGTYNVLERCRRLGNTPVVVFTSSIAVYGGEAQNPLGDHSYPNPQTSYGGQKAMGEILINDYSRKGFIDGRAFRLPTISVRPGKPNRAASSFMSSILREPLNGQPAVCPVDGDFLHYYLSPRKCAENLVKAAELDAAAIGENRAMQMPGKVWSIDQVIAAMTAVAGPEPAKLIRWEAQPDVQAIVSGWRWDIHADKAEALGLEADASFEDNIRYYLEDDKPAG, via the coding sequence ATGAATATTCTGATTATAGGCGGCGGCGGTGTCGTCGGGCAGAAACTGGCCAAAGCACTGGCGGCCAAAGGCGCTTTGCGCGGCAAACCCATCAGCCGCCTTGTGCTGGCCGACGTGGTCGATCCGGCCCCTGTTGATGCCCCGTTCACGGTCGACACAACGCGCTGCGACATCGCTGATGCGGCCTCGGTGGCACAGGTCGTGACCGCAGACACCGACGTGATCTACCTGCTGGCCGCCATCGTGTCGGCCCACGCCGAAGAGGACTTTGACGCCGGGATGCAGATCAACCTGTTCGGCACCTACAACGTGCTGGAACGCTGCCGCAGATTGGGCAACACGCCGGTCGTGGTCTTCACCTCTTCCATCGCCGTCTATGGCGGCGAGGCGCAGAACCCGCTGGGTGATCACAGCTATCCCAACCCGCAAACCTCTTATGGCGGGCAAAAGGCGATGGGCGAGATCCTGATCAACGACTATTCGCGCAAGGGCTTTATCGACGGGCGGGCCTTCCGGCTGCCCACGATCTCGGTCCGGCCCGGCAAACCCAACCGCGCGGCTTCGTCGTTCATGTCGTCGATCCTGCGCGAACCGCTGAACGGGCAACCGGCGGTGTGCCCCGTCGACGGTGATTTCCTGCACTACTACCTCAGCCCCCGCAAATGCGCCGAGAACCTTGTGAAAGCCGCCGAGCTGGACGCCGCCGCCATCGGCGAAAACCGCGCCATGCAGATGCCGGGCAAGGTCTGGTCGATAGATCAGGTGATTGCCGCCATGACCGCCGTGGCCGGCCCCGAACCCGCCAAACTGATCCGTTGGGAGGCCCAGCCCGACGTGCAGGCGATTGTCTCGGGCTGGCGCTGGGACATCCACGCCGACAAGGCCGAGGCGCTTGGGCTGGAGGCCGATGCGTCGTTCGAAGACAATATCCGCTATTATCTGGAGGATGATAAGCCTGCGGGGTGA
- a CDS encoding L-idonate 5-dehydrogenase, whose product MPHALFAHAARDLRLAEVPVETPGTGQVRIAMQRGGICGSDLHYYNHGGFGAVRLREPMILGHEVSGVVDALGDGVDGLAVGDLVAVSPSRPCGACTQCLRGLPNQCLNMRFYGSAMPFPHIQGAFRDTLVADASQCVPAHGLSAAQAAMAEPLAVALHAVGRAGEMLGKRVLVTGCGPIGILVILAARRAGAAEIIATDIAAPVLDIARRAGADITLNTATHPEALLPYTLDKGCLDVLFECSGAQAALVAGIGALRPRGQVIQLGLSGDMSLPMMQITAKELSINGSFRFHAAFPLAVQMMQQGLIDVTPLLTHSYPLAEFAAAFAMAGDRAQAMKVQLVFGA is encoded by the coding sequence ATGCCCCACGCCCTGTTCGCCCATGCCGCCCGCGATCTGCGGCTGGCCGAGGTGCCCGTTGAAACACCCGGCACGGGTCAGGTGCGCATTGCCATGCAGCGCGGGGGCATCTGCGGATCGGATCTGCATTATTACAATCACGGCGGTTTTGGCGCGGTACGCCTGCGCGAACCGATGATTTTGGGCCACGAGGTTTCGGGCGTGGTCGATGCGCTTGGCGATGGTGTTGACGGGCTGGCTGTGGGCGATCTGGTGGCGGTGTCACCGTCGCGCCCCTGTGGAGCTTGCACACAATGCCTGCGCGGCCTGCCCAACCAATGCCTGAACATGCGGTTTTACGGCTCGGCCATGCCCTTTCCCCACATTCAGGGCGCGTTTCGCGACACGCTGGTGGCCGACGCCAGCCAATGCGTGCCCGCCCATGGTCTGAGTGCGGCGCAGGCCGCCATGGCCGAGCCGCTGGCCGTCGCGCTGCACGCCGTGGGCCGTGCGGGCGAGATGCTGGGCAAACGGGTGCTGGTCACCGGCTGCGGCCCTATCGGCATTCTTGTGATCCTGGCCGCACGCCGCGCCGGTGCCGCCGAAATCATCGCCACCGACATCGCCGCCCCCGTGCTGGACATCGCCCGCCGCGCCGGCGCCGACATCACCCTGAACACCGCCACGCACCCCGAGGCGCTGCTGCCCTACACGCTGGACAAAGGCTGCCTTGACGTGCTGTTCGAATGTTCTGGCGCACAGGCAGCGCTGGTCGCGGGCATCGGCGCGCTGCGTCCGCGCGGTCAGGTGATCCAGCTGGGTCTGTCGGGCGACATGTCCCTGCCGATGATGCAGATCACCGCCAAAGAGCTGTCGATAAACGGCTCGTTTCGCTTTCACGCGGCCTTTCCCCTTGCGGTGCAGATGATGCAACAGGGGCTGATCGACGTGACCCCGCTGCTGACCCACAGTTATCCGCTGGCAGAATTTGCCGCCGCATTTGCCATGGCCGGTGACCGCGCGCAGGCGATGAAGGTCCAGTTGGTGTTCGGCGCATGA
- the ltnD gene encoding L-threonate dehydrogenase: MTRGTVAIFGLGAMGGGMAGALLRAGLVTHGFDVNADAVARFRAAGGADGALEEVAGTLDAVVVVVVNAAQTEDVLFGSNGIAGKLAKGTVVVACATVPPEFARDMAARCAALGLEYLDAPVSGGTIRAAEGTLSILASGSQAAFARARPALEAMAEKVFELGDTVGAGSSMKAVNQMLVGIHIAAMAEAMTFGMTQGVEPDQFLEVISQCAGTSWALESRGPHVRDGDYTPLSAVDIWPKDLGIVMDIAKSAKFGAPITAAALQQWLAASGSGLGREDDAAVAKVYARNAGITLPGDA; this comes from the coding sequence ATGACACGAGGGACAGTGGCGATTTTTGGTCTGGGCGCGATGGGCGGCGGCATGGCGGGGGCCTTGCTGCGCGCCGGTCTGGTGACGCACGGCTTTGACGTGAACGCTGACGCCGTGGCGCGGTTTCGCGCGGCGGGTGGGGCGGATGGCGCTCTGGAAGAGGTGGCCGGCACGCTGGACGCGGTTGTGGTTGTGGTGGTGAACGCGGCGCAGACCGAGGATGTGTTGTTCGGGTCCAATGGCATCGCGGGCAAGCTGGCCAAGGGCACGGTTGTGGTTGCCTGTGCCACGGTGCCGCCGGAGTTTGCGCGTGACATGGCGGCGCGGTGTGCGGCGCTGGGGCTGGAATATCTGGATGCGCCGGTGTCCGGTGGCACGATCCGTGCGGCAGAGGGCACGTTGTCGATACTGGCGTCGGGGTCGCAGGCGGCCTTTGCCCGTGCGCGGCCCGCGCTGGAGGCGATGGCCGAGAAGGTGTTCGAGCTGGGCGATACGGTCGGCGCGGGGTCGTCGATGAAGGCGGTGAACCAGATGCTGGTGGGCATTCACATCGCCGCCATGGCCGAGGCGATGACATTCGGGATGACCCAAGGGGTTGAGCCGGATCAGTTTCTCGAGGTGATCTCGCAATGTGCTGGAACGTCCTGGGCGCTGGAAAGTCGCGGGCCGCATGTGCGCGACGGGGATTACACTCCGCTGAGCGCGGTGGACATCTGGCCCAAGGATCTGGGCATTGTCATGGACATTGCCAAATCGGCCAAGTTCGGCGCGCCGATCACGGCGGCGGCCTTGCAGCAATGGCTGGCGGCGTCAGGCTCGGGTCTGGGCCGCGAGGATGACGCGGCGGTGGCCAAGGTTTACGCCCGCAATGCCGGGATCACCCTGCCGGGGGACGCATGA